The DNA sequence tagatactattttatttggactttagggtttaatgggtgccatgctcaaatataaatagacctttaGGGTTTCGGTctccaatataccaaagccgcctttgttactcttttcccatcaaaagagttgcggTTCAGCcacctaggaatacagaaggctttggttgaggaagatcgaaagaaccacaagatccaaactcttccgatcgtaagattcatgtttatgaattcaggtacgcttccacattatgttatataatatttttggtgattcaatatggatgatctgggttattgaaattaatttattctaacaattcagtcaccaaaaaaaactcAAAGCAattcataactaaaaaaaaaactgctAGGacataattttcaaattaaatttgtataatttttttatatcatctCTCAATTTCACATATCAAAAACAAATTTATgtaaatttaagttttatttaaaaatttgttatttatctataaattattatgctaattcaaatctcaaatatttttttatttttgtaatccatACTATCTTTTATTCTAACAGGTTAAGAATTAATTTATTGTAGATTAAACTTTAAACTgctaatatttgttttttttttttatagaaaccaCAGATACTTGATATTAGTGAACTAATGAGTTAACCAAGATTCTAAAAATTGGTTTAAATTGGTCGGTCGAATCAGTCGAACCATGAATCGTTGCAAAAAATGAAACAGTTAAATGTCAAAACCGCCAATTTTAAAAATTGCTATTAAACCGTCGAACCGGTCAGAAACCGTTCGATCGAATCGAACCGTGATTTGGCTGGTTTTGTGAATTGGGAAGCAAACGACGCCGTTTCATTGATTCTGAGTCAATGAACCCTAACTCCTCCACTATTCGGCTACTTCAATCTCCACTCTCGAGTCCAGCCCTAGCCTCCAGAACCAGAACGCTCTAGCCTCTCTCTGTCTCTCACACTCAGTCCAGAGCTCCTGGTCCTCCCTTACTTCCGTCCAGCCACCGCCTGCTACCGCCGCCGTCGGAACTTCCAGCTTCGAAGAGCCACCACCTGCTCCCTCACTTCCCCTCCATCGCGCTGCAGCCGTCGCAACCTTCCTTCCCCTCCATCGCGCAGCCACCGTGCGAACGTGGAAGCCTCCGTCGCGCAGTCACTGTGCCGTCAGTGCCAGCTCTGTTCCACTGCAGCCACTGCCCGTTCGAAGGCTGTTCGAAGCCCATTCAAAGGTGAACCTTGTCGTGGGGTCTCCCTCTTGCGTGCTCTGTTCAAGGCTTCTAGCTTCTAGGTAATTTCTTTTAactataattgaataatttgTTGTTAATGTGAAGTTCTGTGAATTGTGAACCGTGAACTGTGAGCTATGTCTATGATTTAGATTTTTGATTTTTCTGTGAACTGTGAACtttgttgaattgttgaataataatgaataattattgttagttaagttgggaattttgttgttgtaaCTTGTTACTAGGTTGAATTATTTTCGAATAATTTTGACTTATGAATCATGGAAGGCAAAGTGAATACTTTCTCCAAGTTCAACAATTTCTTGGAGGGTAGTCTTttatctaatgcttttacttCGAGTGCTGGGCCATTCCTTTAATCAATCCCATCCCTTTAAGCTGGCTGACTACGAACAGCCTTCTTCCTGACCGACCCTTGCATGCGTGGAAGTGAAAGGAAAGTGATGGAAGAGTGGGAGTTCCTGCTTTCAGTTCAAGGAAAGTTCTTTTCTAATCGGTTGACTCGTGGATCTTTCTGACTTCAAGTACCGATCTTCTATCAAAGGAACCATTCCAGAAGTGCCCTTGGTTCGGTGTAGTCTACATTCTTCGCTTAGTGTCAATTTTTTTGATGATAGAGTTAGGCTCGGGATTATTGGGTTGGAGTGATTTGCTGTGGGTTCTTGTAAACCTGTGATTTTGTACTTGTTAATTCGTCAAATAGTTGTTGTGATTCTTGCAATTGAGATTATTGGGTATCTTTGCTCTTCTCAAAttgttaatttgctaaattgttgctGTTATTGTGATTCTTGAGATTGAAattgtctttattttttgttagtgGGCTGCTGGATTTTCTATTTGGAATTTGTACTTGTTAGTTCATTAAATTGTTGTGATTCTTGAAAGTTGAAAttgagattattgggttgctTTGTTCTTAtcaaattgttaatttgttaatttgcTAAATTATTGGTGTTATTGTGATTCTTGAAATTAAGattgtctttattttttgttattgggTTGTTGGATTTTCTATTCGAATTTTATACTTTGATTCTTTAACCCTAGgtataaattttgttgattgattAATTGATTAGGGTAGGGTTGTGTTGTGTCATTCCAAGATGAATATGATTGTTTTGCTTTGCGATGCTTGCTGGTTGTTATTTGATCTCACCGCAtttcagcatttgatcaatgaaatgTTTTGCAAACATCCAGTTTTTGGTTTGCATTTCCATATATTGACTTGGATTTATACCTTACTAAGTTATCCAACGGAATAAGTCAAGCTGATCTCATGAAAATCCCAAATGACTAATAAGATTGAATGACAAACTTGATCAGTTGGATGTAGGAATTTTATGTTTGGttggttgtttttgttatttgacttttaagtttgtatttgaatgagatcatAATATTCTGGCTTATGtagtatttttaatttggatgatattttaaagtttatgttagaatataattatgttttaatgtgtttatctatattttatttattattttattataaaacggttttttcgtTTCAATCacggtcgaaccggttgaacctatgaaccagtgaaccagtagctagagcggcttgatgaccggttcggttttcagaaccttggagtTAACCACTAAATGAATACAAGTAAGAATGACAATAAAGCATGCTCATCAAGggaaaaaaacaaagaagaagatgattacagtttttttcaaatattaaacctctcttcctttcttcttcGCCATGCCCTTTCCTAAGCCCATGCCCTATTCTTACCTATCTTACCAGAACCTCTACGAAACACTCAAGCATTGCTCCTCCCTCAAATCCCCACGCAGCGCCCGCGTGCTCCACGGCCACCTCATCTTCTCCGGCTGGTACGCCTCCGTCTTCTTGCGCAATAGCCTCCTCCACGTCTATTCCAACTGCCACCTCACCGACGATGCCTTCCGCCTCTTCCACGAGTCCACCACTCACCGCAATGTCTTCACTTGGAATGCCATCATCCATGCGCTACTCTCTTCTGGTCAGGTCTCCCATGCACAACACCTGTTCGACGAAATGCCCCAACGAGACTCCGTCTCTTGGACAACCCTCATATCTGGCTACTCTCACAATGGCCTCCCAGCTCATAGCATCCAGATCTTCGCTTCCATGCTCCGGGAATTCGAATTTCATAATGGTCAAACTCAGGACAAATTTGATCCTTTTTCGTTTACTTGTGTAATGAAGGCTTGTGGCTGCCTCAGATGCACTCCTTTCGCTCTTCAGTTGCATTCCCTTGTGGTCAAATTACGTTTAGGAGCCCATATCAGCATCCAAAACGCCCTTGTTGATATGTACATTAAATGCGGAGCGATTGGGTTCGCTGAGAGTGTCTTCTTTGGCATTGAGGAGCCCAGTTTGTTCTGTTGGAACAGCATGATTTACGGTTATTCAAGGTTGTATGGAGCTTATAAGGCTCTTGATTTGTTTGCTCGGATGCCGGAACATGATTCTGTTTCATGGAACACTTTGATCTCAGTTTTATCTCAGCATGGCCTTGGGGTCAAATGCCTTTTCTTGTTTTTAGAGATGTGTGATAGGGGGTTTAACCCGATTTTCATGACCTATGGTAGTGTACTCAGCGCGTGTGCCAGCATTGGTGATCTTGAATGGGGTGCACACTTGCATGCTCGGATTCTTCGCGTGGAGCATGGCTTAGATGCCTATTTGGGAAGTGGTTTGATAGATATGTATGCTAAGTGTGGATGCTTAGAATTGGCGAGGCGCGTGTTTGACTGCTTAGAGGAACGCAATGAAGTTTCTTGGACTTGCTTGATCACTGGTGTGGCTCAGTTTGGACTTGAAGAAGACGCTCTGGCATTGTTTAACCAAATGAGACAGGCTTCtgttgtgttggatgatgttACCCTTGCAACTGTTCTTGGGGTTTGTTCAGAACAAAATCATGCTGCTATTGGGGAGCTGCTTCATGGATATACAATCAAAAGTGGTATGGATTCTTATGTTCCTGTAGGGAATGCAATTATTACAATGTATTCAAAGTTTGGCGATTTTGAGAAAGCTTATCTTGCATTTAGATTGATGCCGCTTAGAGATACTATATCATGGACAGCCATGATCACTGCCTTCTCTCAGAATGGAGACATTTCCAGAGCTCGTGAATGTTTTGATTTAATGCCTGAGCGCAATGTCATCACTTGGAACTCAATGCTAAGCACATATGTTCAACATGGGTTATCGGAAGAAGGACTGAAGTTGTATGTTCTGATGAGAAGAAGAGGAGTAGAACCAGACTGGATCTCTTTAGCTACTTCAATTAGGGCATGCGCTGACTTAGCTGTTGTAAAACTTGGGATGCAAATTGTATCGCATGCCATTAAGTTCGCCCTTATATCGGATGTTTCAGTTGCAAATAGTATTGTTACCATGTATTCAAGATGTGGGCAAATCAAAGAAGCACAGAAAGTTTTTGACTCAATATATGTGAAAAACCTTATTTCCTGGAATGCTATGATGGCAGCATATGCTCAAAATGGTTTAGGCAAGAAAGTAATTGAGACATTTGAGGATATGTTGAAGACCGAGTGCAAACCTGATCACATTAGTTATATTTCTGTTCTATCTGGCTGCAGCCACATGGGGCTTGTAGTAGAGGGTAAACATTACTTCAAATCCATGACTAAAGTTTTTGGTATTTCTCCTACAAGTGAGCACTTTGTTtgtatagtagatatgcttggaCGAGCAGGGATGCTAGACGAGGCAAAGGAAGTGATAGATGAAATGCCTTTTAAGCCGAATGCTACTGTTTGGGGGCTCTACTTGGAGCCTGCCGAATCCATCATGAATCACATCTAGCAGAAACTGCCTTGAAGAACTTGGTGGAATTAAATCCTGAAGATTCTGGTAATTATGTCCTTCTAGCAAATATATATGCTGAATCTGGAGAGTTAGAAGGTGTTGCTAATATGAGAAAGCTAATGAAAGTGAAGGGAATTCGAAAGAGTCCAGGCTGTAGCTGGATAGAGGTTGATAACACGGTACATGTATTCACCGTAGATGACACCAATCATCCACAGATAAAGGAAATTTATATAAAACTGGAGGAGATGATGAAGAAGATAGAACATACAGGAAGATATATTAGTCCAGTTTCTTCTCCCCATAGGAGTCAGAAATACCATAGTGAAAAGCTTGCCTTCGCTTTTGGGTTACTGAGTTTGCCATCTTGGATGCCTTTATATGTGATGAAAAATCTCCGTGTCTGCCATGATTGTCACTCGGTAATAAAGCTATTGTCTTTTGTCACCTCAAGGGAACTTATCATGAGAGATGGATTTCGATTTCATCATTTTAAGGATGGGGTTTGCTCGTGTAAAGATTATTGGTAACATGTGGTACATATTCTATATTTGCTCCCTCCCacatttctcttgttaatttcttctttccttctcaacatttattattattgaaaaatctTGCGATATATCGCATTTATGGAAATAATTTTCGCTTGTTCTACAGCACCACTGCATGTCTACATTGGTTTTGCATTTTGGTTTAATATTGAATTTAATTGGCCAGCAATAGCACCAAGCAATTATCATTAGTCAACTCCTTACTGATAATCATCTAGTGCACAGTAGTTGCAGGAGAGAAAGTGGACAAATCCTGACTCCTGTCCACTGCACCAGAGGACCCTCCAGCACATTGGGAGCAGGTGCGGTGTATGTATATATAACTATGTCCAATACTTGGTTATTGTTTTCATCTTTCCATGATGTGATACATTCAAGTCCATAAGTCCATTACTTATTAGCATGTGTGTAACTACTAAGTAGTGTATGGCACACATCTTCAACctggtttatttttttaaaacaatcatTACAGTTCTACAGTTGAAATGTTGAATGTCAGCTATAAGGTACTCAACTGATTTTTGCAAGATCAAAATATCCTAAACAAAAAAGTTGTTTTCTAATGGAATCAAGTTAATGTCATTTGGTGAGCAAAATTAATAATGTATGGACAATTTTTTACTGTGCAGTCTATGGACCAGATTGATGTCGCTAATCTAGTAATCTTTCAAAAACTAAAGTTATATTCTGAAAATTGTGGGAACTAAAATGCGGATTTTCTTCATTACAGTAATAGGCGTCATTTTTTCAGTTTCATAATTTTGAGTAATGAGTGTCCTGAAGACGGGAACTAGATTCAATCACTGTTTGGAATAATTTTACCAAAGAAACTGTGAAGCTAAGTCAGGCAGGGAACCTGACTGTTTATTGCCATTTATTTCCTTTTTCTATTTAACCtagttttatattatttgtgGTTATTTTGATGCTGGAATGTAATGCACAAAGTTGCTTTTTAAGTTCCGGTACTACTTTGATGTCACTATGTTATTAATCTCTTTTGCAGGCATTCATATACTATTATGATCCCCATAGAGCTGGAACAAGATCCAGTAATTGAAGGTTCAGTGTCATTGACACAAAGCAAAGAAGGTGCTCGGTTCATTCATGGATATTCAATTCACGTTGAGTTTATGTGAGGTGAGACATTTATCTAATCTATGAAAGATTCTCCTTCTTTGACAATTCATCAAGGTATAAGTTGCTGCTTCCTTGTGCTGCTTATTTTCAGTGGTGTTTGTGTTGTTTCTAAGGTGAGTTTGATTTGATGCAGGAGGGGCTTGGAGAAATGGATGAATCTTGGTTGGCAGAACTGATTAAAGTGGCAGCTGATTTACTGAACGATAGATTGCCTGAGGCGAGAGATGGCTCGGAGTATCGCAACTTCAATGTATGAGGCACTCACAAAGGACAAGGAACAGAAGCTGGAGATGTGGCAGTGCTTCTGCCAATCCAAGTTGACACCAATTCACGCTATTTCATTGTTTAAGATAGTTGGTACTTGAAGCAATATTGGGTATTGGGTGTATTACTCCGTAGTTTTATAGTCATATAGCAGATATCCAAAATTTAGTTCTGTATGTGAAGTTCCTAAGGCTCATGATGCTGCATGAGTAGGAGTTGTCTTGTTGAATGATGAAATAAAAGagttaatattcaatttggtCCTTAAATTTACACGTGAGTCTCAATTTAGTCCTTGAAGtttcaattacttctatttaGTAACGATCTTTATGTAAAATGATGCAGTTTTGATTTTGACATTCAAATAGCTCATAAACAGTTTTGCATTACTTATTTTGttaggtaaaattttaataaacactaCTTATGATGTTTTTGGATTATTTGAGTGTCAATTAAAACGATATCATTTTACAAATTTTAGTGTAATGTCCGGCTGTCCACAACAGTGTTTCGTTAACGTTTGTATGTTGAAAATTGATTCAAGGACTAACATGAGTTATGTTCGCAAAGTTTGGGGATTAAATACAGGAAATTAAAActttagggactaaattgaggcTTGGATGTAAATTCAAGGACTAAATTGAGTATTATTTCGAAATAAAagcttgtttctttttttttttacagttgGTCTCTCGTAATGAAAAAAGCCATGTTAAAGAAACTAGCAGATTGATCATTAAAGAATAACAAAGATTTCCAATTTGATTTCTACTCCAGAAATTTCGACTACTTCCATTGAGTTCATTCCATTTATACAATTGGAACAAAAACTGAGCTGATGTTCCATATAACATTGTGATTTTTCCTACCTAACATTTTGCCTATTCCCATGATCAAAGAATTCTACCAAGATCAGAATAACAAGCACTCTCTTGACGCTGTACAAAACAGCAATTGCTGTTTCTATAATGGTCATCTGGATGTGATCACATTTTGATCATGTTCAATTAAAGAGCACAAGGCCTTCTCAGCATCACCAAGTGGTTGCCCAGCAAAGAGTTGAAGCTGCCTCTTCTTCACAACTACTACTTGCTTGCCACGTGACAATATTTCTTTTTTGAGTTCCTGCCGAACATCAAAACTAAAAAATGATTGGGCAGTGCACTCACCATATAGGGTATCTTTCACAAGTCGAGGTTCTTACTTGTATTGTCATCGGAACAGCATCTGCACTGAAATCACCCAACTCCTTGAAAGCGGACTCCAGTAGAAAACAAAAGTTGTTGGCATCAGCATGATCCTCAAAAGCAACAATATAGGAATCTTCACTTTGGTCCTGCCCCTTAGAACCGATCTTTACACTATAGATCCCTTTTGTTCCCCCGTTGACGCCTCCTTGCATGAGAATTACCTTCAAAAGTAAAGCAACTTGTGTCAAGATGGTTTATAAACTTGATAATAGTTGATGATAGAACAGAAGAAATTGCAAAGGTTTCCATAACTATACAAGAAAGTGGTGTGTATCACTATCAATGGGTAGGTATGCTAGGTCATTTCCATGCTTAAGCTACTGAAAAAGAGTTTTTCTGCACATACTAGAACATAACGGAGGTTGAGCCACCACGTATCAGTCTCGGTCTTTTTCCTAGCTAATCCATTTCTTGAACTGCCATTTATGTTCTGCAGCACATCCTTTTCAAAACTAGGGTCAGTGTCCTGCTTTTCTTCCACAAAACTCTCAGAATTTTGTTTCCTCGGTTCTCTCGATTGTTTTAATTCAACTCCAGACAACCCAAAGCTAGTCTTCCAGACACCACCTAAACATATTaacaaaatacacaaaatcatgcTAAGTTTATTATAAGCCAACCTATTTGTCACTGACTCACTGGTTGCTTCTCATAACTCGGGAGAAGACCCCAGCGAAATATATTCAAGAAGGATAATAATATGTTATATATTCATTGTTGTAATTGtattcattcaaattcaaattcaaactcatGGAAAATGAAAGATGTATGAATAAACAAACTCATGGATAACAAGTTCATAACACATTACTGTTGTTTGCATTTGTTGTTTTAACTCCAGGTTTTGGCGTCTCCAGATTTCTTTCCAAATTCTTCCCATTATTTAGAATTGCCTCGGACTCTTGAGCAACAGACTCTCCTCTTTCTTTCAGTGGAACACTCGGTGTACTTTCCCGTATCTCGTCATCTTGTTCAATCACTGGCTTATCTTCATGTGATATTTGTGCATGATGAATATCATCACTCACAGAACTAACAACCTCCCTTCTAACTTCTGAATTTCTATCTTTGGCATCAGGTGCTTTATGATCTCGAGTCCCGGGAAATCCCTTGGGAGTTTTTGTTGCCTTAATCGAAGGGTACTTATATTTAAGCTTTTTCTTGAACATTAATTGCTCATTTCCTTCATGAGCATTCTTATGAGCATCCTTATTACCATTGATTCTATTCTGCAGCTTCATTAAGCGTGCACCAATCTCTCTCTCAATACCAGGTTTAGGACTAGAAGCATAACTTAAATCGTCATCACTTTCATAATCCACAtcttcatcatcaccatcttcttcttcttcttcattcttcttcttcttcttctccattctcTCAATTCTCCGAGCTTTCCTTGCCATTAACTTAATCTCCTCAATTTTCTTTTGCCTCACAGCTTGACCCATCACACGAAGCACATTGCTACCGGTAACTGGCTCACTATTCCCATTTCCATTGAGCAAAAGATCTCTCTTTTCGCTTCCATTTACCTCAAAGTTCCCATCTTTAGTTCTCGAATCGTAATTCATAATAAACAAAACCGACAAAATCGCCTGATACACAATAGCCCCAAGAAAACACACACCGCCAAATTTGAAGATATCCGAAGCAGAAACTTTACCAGAAACATCCTTGGGTTCAATGGTGGCCTCGGAGACTTGCAAGTCTTCCAAATCTTCAGCTTCTTCGGTGGCGTCAGCGGCATCAACTTCGCCATGAGTCTCCTCGGATGGAGCCTCAACGGAGAGGAGCTCGTTTTCTTCAGTGGACTGAGGGCAGGGAATAGGAGCAGCGGGTTCTAGTGGTGGTGAAGGTTCTTGGGGAGGAAGGGGAACgacgggtttagggtttaggattttcaGAATTTTGGGTCGCAAATGATTTTTCCTGCGAGTGATTTTTGAAGGGCGTGAAGATACAATTGACAAAGCTAGAATAACGGGCTGGGTTCGTGTGGGGCAGGTGGAAGGTGCAACGAGGGAGAAGAAAGTGGAATGGGCACGCGCCATGGGAGAGAGTGTCAGTGGTTTGGTTGCTTCAAGATTTCGGCTTTGAATCGTTTCCTTCCATGGCTGCAGAAGGAGAAAGAGTAGCAGCTGAAGCTTGCTTGCATTCTCTGCTATGGTGGTCTTGTCTTTTTCGTTGGTGTTATTTCTATGGGGCCTACAGTTATTTGGGCCCTATCATTAGGCCCATTAGGTCCAATTTAATCATGCTATGATTGGGCACTCATACTTCTACAAAAACCATATCAACTACTTATATTAATTTAGTAGTTAACCCAAAAAAAACATCAAGTATCCGTGGTTTAAATTCTTCTGCCTTGGCCAATGAGCCTGGGCTCTAGTGGCATTTCTCCCCCCTCTCCACTTCAAGGTCTAGggttcaaactttagaggatgtaattgaaaaaaaaatgtgataaatatgtgaggagtgtgtgggtgtgttgtgtacctaagattgggggttgtccaatccattGGGGTACTTAGGattggggttgtccaatccaccgaccaaaaaaaaaaaaaaattcttctgcCTTGTGCatatagtaaaaaatatttgaGGTTTGAATTAGTATAACAATTTATAGATtaacaacaaatttttaaataaaactaaatttacAGAAATTTGTTTTTCACATGCGAAGGTGAGAGatggtataaaaaaattatacaaatttaatttgaaaaatatgtcTTAGAACTTTAAGTTATGAATtgctttgagttttttttttttttttgggacgaATTGCTTTGAGTTTAAAATAGGAAGAGTATGGTCAAATAAAAAAGCACAAAAGTGaaagcttttttttcttttttataaaggAATAgtggtgtttttttattttttttaagacttTCTTTTTCAGATTCTTTCTACTAGTTACAAATCAGTAAATTATTATTAGGGTTAGTTTGAgtgaacttttaaaaaaaatatattttttgaattatttttaaaaaattataaaaataaaaataattttatatttaaatattttatataatatttttatttattaattatatttaaatataataatataaaaatatttatttatttattatataaaaatatttttaaaaaatataaatcataatttttttaaaaaaatattttttaactttttaaatatttttatttttattattaaaaatttatcaagcatgttaaaaaataaaaacaaaatcttttctcATTGAAAATTTCTATCAACTTAATCGTATCTAAACAAACACTTAACCCATTTAACCGAAGATATATACCATATTAGCAAAAGAAGATACAattctaacaaaaataaataattaaagcaaAGAAGATACAAATTACttcaatttagttaaaaaaaaaaaaaaaaaaaaactaaaaaagtatCCGGTTTTggttaatactaaaataaaaaacaatagtgATGCAGGCACATAAGACAAAGATTATATGTGATATTTTGAAATCCATATATAAATAGGTAGGTAGGTTGTTGTCGCCAACCTCAAAATCCTAATCTTGAAactttgaactttgaagtttcgCCTTCCCCCTTCTGTGGCTGCCACAGTGAGTGCCACCGCAACAACCACCACAAAATGCCCTTTCATTCCAAGTCTTTCGTCTCTTACAACCCTCAAATGCGGTCTCTTTCAGCTTCCCTTCCTATCCGAGCTCCTCTTACCAACCATGATtccgaagaagatgaagaagatgaagagggaaGTTACGCCTCTGAAAACGGAATATCTCCTCCTATCCATGGGGCTACTTTACCTGTTAGGCCCTTTGCCAATTTGTCTACCTATGTTGATGGAGATGATGAAGACACTGAAGGTGAAGAACAAACCGATGATGAGATTTTAGGTGTTGTGAGGGTGCCTCCTCCCCCCAGAATTAGGGTGTTTGATGATGTTGAAGTTGAAGAACAAAATGATGATACTTCTGCGAATTCATTACCGGTTAGTCATTCATTGCTTTCAGATGAGTTTTCTTTCAACGATTTCTCTTCGAATAATTCTGTTGCTGAAGCTCAAGATGACATTGATAGTGTTGGGATAGGTCTTGATGAAGAAGAGCTTGATCTTGATGGTAGAAtagattatgatgatgatgatgatgatgatgatgatgatgatttctcTGATGTTATGTCTCGGTATTCACAAGATAATTTGAGCAATAGACAAGTTGGGAAGGTTAGAATAGTGTTAGATGAGTTTGAGAAGGGAGAATTTTATGACATAAACAGAAATGAGGGAAGCCCCTTAGAGATGATTGAGAATAATTCCACAATGCTAGCGAAGTTGGAAGTTGACACCAGAGAGGCTATTAACATGGTCAATAGCATCAACATTGAGGATTATGGCAATAGCAGACTGCCAAAACAGAATAGTAGTAGCATTCATGATCCGCAAGAACAGTATTCCCAGCCTGAAACTGATTTTATAATGTCGGTTGAACAAGTCTTTGCTGACACCATTGATGATAGTGCAACTCAAAGAAGTGTAGCTAATGGAAGTCAAGGTCTTGCAACCAACCAGGAAGGTGAGTGCAAGAAGCTGGTAAGCATACCTAAATCCTTGGTAAACTCAAACGCCAATTTACATGATTCGTCATCCGGTTTTGAATGTAGTGATGATTGTGAAGGTAAACAAACTCACTGTGTTGAGTCTTCTCGATGGTTGGACCCAACACTGCTTCAGGGGAACGGATATTTGGAAAATGATCTGTCTGAGGCCAATTTAGATGGTAATCAAGACAACCTATTTTGCAACCACGTGGAAACAGATCTTAAATTTGGAGTCACAGTTAAAGAAGAAGCCAGTGTTGCATTAAATACGATAGCTGAAGAATCAAAGAGACATGGTTCTGCTTCAGATGGAGATACGGAAAGCTTGATCACAGTAAGCCTAGAAGGCCTTGAACAGTTCAAGGAACAAATTTCCGCCCTCTCTTATCTTTTGGGGTCAAAAGGTTCTTTAAAGAACTGTCAACAAGAGGAACTTGTCAGGAGTTCACATGAAAATATAATGTTATCAAGGGATGACGCACAAGGGCAATTTGTTAATGTTACTTGTGGTGGTGAATGGAATGGCAAGACCAATGCTGATGAATCCAGTGCTATCTTACTCAAAGATCCAGGTAGTCTCGATTTCTTACTTGAATTTGAACACAACTTAAGCAACAAAGATAAGGAAAAAATACGGAGGGTACAGAACAAATGCGTGAAATTCTTGAGGATTGTCCGGCGATTATA is a window from the Arachis hypogaea cultivar Tifrunner chromosome 1, arahy.Tifrunner.gnm2.J5K5, whole genome shotgun sequence genome containing:
- the LOC112703913 gene encoding uncharacterized protein isoform X2, with product MARAHSTFFSLVAPSTCPTRTQPVILALSIVSSRPSKITRRKNHLRPKILKILNPKPVVPLPPQEPSPPLEPAAPIPCPQSTEENELLSVEAPSEETHGEVDAADATEEAEDLEDLQVSEATIEPKDVSGKVSASDIFKFGGVCFLGAIVYQAILSVLFIMNYDSRTKDGNFEVNGSEKRDLLLNGNGNSEPVTGSNVLRVMGQAVRQKKIEEIKLMARKARRIERMEKKKKKNEEEEEDGDDEDVDYESDDDLSYASSPKPGIEREIGARLMKLQNRINGNKDAHKNAHEGNEQLMFKKKLKYKYPSIKATKTPKGFPGTRDHKAPDAKDRNSEVRREVVSSVSDDIHHAQISHEDKPVIEQDDEIRESTPSVPLKERGESVAQESEAILNNGKNLERNLETPKPGVKTTNANNSGVWKTSFGLSGVELKQSREPRKQNSESFVEEKQDTDPSFEKDVLQNINGSSRNGLARKKTETDTWWLNLRYVLVILMQGGVNGGTKGIYSVKIGSKGQDQSEDSYIVAFEDHADANNFCFLLESAFKELGDFSADAVPMTIQF
- the LOC112703913 gene encoding uncharacterized protein isoform X1 encodes the protein MARAHSTFFSLVAPSTCPTRTQPVILALSIVSSRPSKITRRKNHLRPKILKILNPKPVVPLPPQEPSPPLEPAAPIPCPQSTEENELLSVEAPSEETHGEVDAADATEEAEDLEDLQVSEATIEPKDVSGKVSASDIFKFGGVCFLGAIVYQAILSVLFIMNYDSRTKDGNFEVNGSEKRDLLLNGNGNSEPVTGSNVLRVMGQAVRQKKIEEIKLMARKARRIERMEKKKKKNEEEEEDGDDEDVDYESDDDLSYASSPKPGIEREIGARLMKLQNRINGNKDAHKNAHEGNEQLMFKKKLKYKYPSIKATKTPKGFPGTRDHKAPDAKDRNSEVRREVVSSVSDDIHHAQISHEDKPVIEQDDEIRESTPSVPLKERGESVAQESEAILNNGKNLERNLETPKPGVKTTNANNSGVWKTSFGLSGVELKQSREPRKQNSESFVEEKQDTDPSFEKDVLQNINGSSRNGLARKKTETDTWWLNLRYVLVILMQGGVNGGTKGIYSVKIGSKGQDQSEDSYIVAFEDHADANNFCFLLESAFKELGDFSADAVPMTIQELKKEILSRGKQVVVVKKRQLQLFAGQPLGDAEKALCSLIEHDQNVITSR